A single window of Hylaeus volcanicus isolate JK05 chromosome 8, UHH_iyHylVolc1.0_haploid, whole genome shotgun sequence DNA harbors:
- the LOC128880621 gene encoding protein stunted-like isoform X1 yields the protein MSGWRQAGLNYINYSQIAARLVRQALKPDFRTEATKRDEVNVKFTQWKDGKPAKKL from the exons ATGTCTGGGTGGAGACAAGCAGGACTAAA ttATATCAATTATTCGCAAATTGCTGCGAGACTTGTTAGACAAGCTCTGAAACCAGATTTCAGGACAGAGGCTACAAAACGCGATGAAGTAAACGTAAAATTCACACAGTGGAAAGATGGTAAACCTGCTA aaAAGTTATAA
- the LOC128880621 gene encoding protein stunted-like isoform X2, with protein MSGWRQAGLNYINYSQIAARLVRQALKPDFRTEATKRDEVNVKFTQWKDGKPATEK; from the exons ATGTCTGGGTGGAGACAAGCAGGACTAAA ttATATCAATTATTCGCAAATTGCTGCGAGACTTGTTAGACAAGCTCTGAAACCAGATTTCAGGACAGAGGCTACAAAACGCGATGAAGTAAACGTAAAATTCACACAGTGGAAAGATGGTAAACCTGCTA ctGAGAAATAG